A genomic stretch from Nocardia wallacei includes:
- the otsB gene encoding trehalose-phosphatase has protein sequence MSAQDLPQELRRALAAVARMPRLLVASDYDGTIAPIVSDPAKAYPHRESVSALRALAGLTATTAAVISGRALRDLAALSRLPVEVQLIGSHGSEFDVGFVHAIDNDAKQLLQEVQNALAGIAADNPGAAVEIKPASVALHVRNAAPEVGRRALQQARQGPASWVGVQVTEGKAVIELAVIQTDKGAALDIIRHQEGASAAVFFGDDVTDEKAFARLSGPDLGIKVGEGTSLAGYRVASTEEVAKALAFLLEERRTWLAGASAPRIERLTMLAGPRAKALVTPDGTVTWFCHPEPDSAAVFAHLLGGPEAGHFTIAPERPGLPLSQRYVDGTMTVETRWASLQVVDYLPHDVPPERTDLTRVITGDARAVVTFAPRPEFGQVPVNLDRTAAGLRVHGTNDPIVLRSPGIEWEILEEGIHQTARAVVDPSTGPVVLEMRCGTSDLAPAMVSEPERRREAERYWRDWAESLELPPLKPDLMKRSALTLRGLVHAPSGSILAAATTSLPEDIGGVRNWDYRYCWLRDASMTAHALVTLGSIGEAEEFLEWVHRVLETLAGPERLHPLYTLYGETLPPEAVLDALPGYAGSRPVRVGNAANMQVQLDVFGPIVDLIAGLADARERKGVIDPAAALPDRDWELVHAMVSAVQRRWREPDHGIWEIRGNPRHHVYSKVMGWLTVDRALKLAEKFHRRVDPAWLELRDTIADEVKTKGWNDEVQSYTAAYDDTDLDAATLHIGLSGLIEPSDPRFAATVVATEAELRSGSTVYRYHHDDGLPGGEGGFHLCAAWLVEAYLLIGKRSDAEALFAQLVDVAGPTGLLSEEYDPVAERSLGNHPQAYSHLGLLRCAQLLSQPVVALAQ, from the coding sequence GTGAGCGCACAGGATCTGCCACAGGAACTTCGCCGTGCGTTGGCGGCAGTAGCCCGCATGCCACGGCTACTTGTCGCCTCGGACTACGACGGGACCATCGCGCCCATCGTGTCCGACCCGGCGAAAGCCTATCCCCATCGGGAATCGGTGAGCGCGTTACGCGCCCTCGCCGGTCTGACCGCTACCACAGCGGCCGTCATCTCCGGCCGGGCCCTGCGAGATCTCGCGGCGCTGTCCCGGCTCCCGGTCGAGGTGCAGCTGATCGGTAGCCACGGCTCGGAATTCGATGTCGGCTTCGTGCACGCCATCGACAACGACGCCAAACAGCTGCTGCAGGAAGTGCAGAACGCGCTGGCCGGAATCGCCGCGGACAATCCGGGCGCCGCGGTCGAGATCAAGCCGGCCAGTGTCGCGCTACACGTCCGCAACGCCGCCCCCGAGGTGGGCCGGCGCGCGTTGCAGCAGGCCCGGCAGGGCCCGGCCAGCTGGGTCGGCGTCCAGGTGACCGAGGGCAAGGCGGTCATCGAGTTGGCTGTCATCCAGACCGACAAGGGCGCGGCCCTCGACATCATCCGGCATCAGGAGGGCGCCTCGGCGGCGGTCTTCTTCGGTGACGACGTCACCGACGAGAAGGCGTTCGCGCGGCTGTCCGGTCCCGATCTCGGCATCAAGGTCGGCGAGGGCACCAGCCTCGCCGGATACCGCGTGGCCAGCACCGAGGAGGTGGCCAAGGCCCTGGCGTTCCTGCTCGAAGAGCGGCGCACCTGGCTGGCCGGTGCGTCGGCCCCTCGAATCGAACGGCTGACCATGCTGGCCGGCCCCCGCGCCAAGGCACTGGTCACGCCGGACGGGACGGTCACCTGGTTCTGCCACCCCGAACCGGATTCGGCGGCCGTGTTCGCGCACCTGCTGGGCGGGCCCGAGGCCGGGCACTTCACCATCGCGCCCGAGCGGCCCGGCCTGCCGCTGTCGCAGCGTTACGTCGACGGCACCATGACCGTCGAAACACGCTGGGCCAGTCTGCAAGTCGTCGACTACCTGCCGCACGACGTGCCGCCCGAGCGCACCGACCTGACCCGCGTCATCACCGGTGACGCCCGTGCGGTGGTGACCTTCGCGCCACGGCCCGAATTCGGCCAGGTGCCGGTCAATCTGGACCGCACGGCCGCCGGGCTGCGCGTACACGGCACCAACGACCCGATCGTGCTGCGGTCGCCGGGCATCGAGTGGGAGATCCTCGAGGAGGGCATCCATCAGACCGCCCGCGCGGTGGTGGACCCCTCGACCGGGCCGGTGGTGCTGGAAATGCGTTGCGGCACCTCCGATCTCGCACCGGCCATGGTCAGCGAGCCGGAGCGGCGGCGCGAGGCCGAGCGGTACTGGCGGGACTGGGCCGAGAGCCTGGAACTGCCGCCGCTGAAGCCGGACCTGATGAAGCGCTCGGCGCTGACACTGCGCGGGCTGGTGCACGCGCCGTCCGGATCGATCCTGGCCGCGGCCACCACCTCGCTGCCGGAGGACATCGGCGGCGTGCGCAACTGGGACTACCGCTACTGCTGGCTGCGCGACGCCTCGATGACCGCGCACGCGCTGGTCACGCTGGGTTCCATCGGGGAGGCCGAGGAATTCCTGGAGTGGGTGCACCGGGTGTTGGAGACACTCGCCGGGCCGGAGCGCCTGCATCCGCTGTACACCCTGTACGGCGAGACGCTCCCGCCGGAGGCCGTGCTCGACGCACTGCCCGGCTACGCGGGCTCGCGTCCGGTCCGTGTCGGCAACGCGGCCAACATGCAGGTCCAGCTGGACGTGTTCGGTCCCATCGTGGACCTGATCGCCGGACTCGCCGACGCCCGGGAGCGCAAGGGCGTCATCGACCCGGCCGCGGCGCTGCCCGACCGCGACTGGGAACTGGTGCACGCCATGGTTTCCGCGGTGCAGCGGCGCTGGCGCGAACCCGACCACGGCATCTGGGAGATCCGCGGTAACCCGCGCCACCACGTGTACTCGAAGGTGATGGGCTGGCTGACCGTCGACCGGGCGCTGAAGCTGGCCGAGAAGTTCCACCGCAGGGTCGACCCGGCCTGGTTGGAGCTGCGCGACACCATCGCCGACGAGGTGAAGACCAAAGGCTGGAACGACGAGGTGCAGTCCTACACCGCGGCCTACGACGACACCGATCTGGACGCGGCGACCCTGCACATCGGGCTGAGCGGGCTGATCGAGCCCTCGGATCCGCGGTTCGCCGCCACCGTGGTCGCCACCGAGGCCGAACTGCGCAGCGGATCGACGGTCTACCGCTACCACCACGACGACGGGCTGCCCGGCGGCGAGGGCGGTTTCCACCTGTGCGCGGCGTGGCTGGTGGAGGCCTACCTGCTGATCGGCAAGCGCTCCGACGCCGAGGCGCTGTTCGCGCAGCTGGTGGACGTGGCCGGGCCCACGGGCCTGCTGAGCGAGGAGTACGACCCGGTTGCGGAGCGGTCGCTGGGCAATCACCCGCAGGCTTACAGCCACCTGGGGTTGCTGCGCTGCGCCCAGTTGCTGAGCCAGCCGGTGGTCGCGCTGGCGCAGTAG
- the kstR gene encoding cholesterol catabolism transcriptional regulator KstR, with protein sequence MASPSREQSGDSGARNGTRPRATPVTTLSEDELSSSAQRERRKRILDATLALASKGGYDAVQMRAVAERADVAVGTLYRYFPSKVHLLVSALAREFEQFDNKRKPLAGQTPRERMHLLLTQVTRAMQRDPLLTEAMTRAFMFADASAAAEVDRVGRVMDRFFARAMNDDDEATDRDLAIARVISDVWLSNLVAWLTRRASATDVTERLELTVDLLLSGESG encoded by the coding sequence ATGGCCAGTCCCTCCCGAGAGCAGTCAGGCGACTCGGGGGCGCGGAACGGAACCCGCCCGCGTGCCACACCGGTGACCACGCTCAGCGAGGACGAACTCAGCTCCTCCGCCCAGCGCGAACGCCGCAAGCGGATCCTCGACGCCACCCTCGCACTGGCCTCGAAGGGCGGCTACGACGCGGTGCAGATGCGCGCGGTCGCCGAACGCGCCGATGTCGCCGTGGGCACGCTGTACCGGTATTTCCCCTCCAAGGTGCACCTGCTGGTGTCGGCTCTGGCCCGGGAATTCGAGCAGTTCGACAACAAGCGCAAACCGCTGGCGGGGCAGACGCCGCGCGAGCGCATGCATCTGCTGCTCACCCAGGTCACCCGTGCCATGCAGCGCGACCCCCTGCTCACCGAGGCGATGACGCGCGCGTTCATGTTCGCCGACGCGTCCGCCGCCGCCGAGGTGGACCGGGTCGGGCGGGTGATGGACCGGTTCTTCGCCCGCGCGATGAACGACGACGACGAGGCCACCGATCGCGATCTCGCCATCGCGCGCGTGATCAGCGATGTGTGGCTGTCCAACCTCGTAGCCTGGCTCACCCGCCGGGCGTCCGCGACGGACGTCACAGAACGCCTCGAGCTGACCGTTGACCTGCTGCTGAGCGGCGAATCCGGCTAG